A region from the Flavobacteriales bacterium genome encodes:
- a CDS encoding carotenoid biosynthesis protein produces MTRQARISIIVLAVLHAVGIIGILTPFRPYFVALTPLNLLITAYLLIRNQSEISLRTVWIMLMAYFLGLGVEIAGVSTGVIFGEYKYGIVLGPKIAGAPMMIGINYLILLFASGELARWMFNWFGWRIIAGAFSMVLLDILIEPVAISLEWWSWTCGIPPLTNYVGWFVVSLLMHALYAVSLNDQNNRIGAAVYGILFAFFLLLNFAFA; encoded by the coding sequence ATGACCCGCCAAGCCAGAATATCAATAATAGTATTAGCCGTGCTTCATGCCGTAGGCATCATCGGAATATTAACTCCTTTTAGGCCGTATTTCGTAGCTCTGACACCGCTAAATCTGCTGATAACCGCCTATCTGCTCATCCGAAACCAAAGCGAGATATCGCTCCGCACGGTGTGGATCATGCTGATGGCGTACTTCCTTGGGCTCGGTGTAGAGATCGCCGGGGTGTCGACCGGGGTAATATTCGGCGAGTACAAATACGGTATCGTGCTGGGCCCCAAGATCGCGGGAGCCCCTATGATGATTGGGATCAACTATCTCATTTTACTTTTTGCCTCGGGTGAGCTGGCTCGATGGATGTTCAACTGGTTTGGCTGGCGCATTATCGCCGGTGCTTTTAGTATGGTTTTGCTCGATATTCTCATTGAGCCCGTAGCCATATCCTTGGAGTGGTGGAGCTGGACTTGCGGAATTCCGCCACTCACGAACTATGTAGGCTGGTTCGTGGTTTCTTTGCTGATGCACGCCTTGTACGCGGTTTCTTTGAACGATCAAAATAATCGCATTGGCGCGGCTGTATACGGAATACTATTCGCCTTTTTCTTGTTGCTTAACTTTGCATTCGCATGA
- a CDS encoding sterol desaturase family protein: protein MTLALHIAIFIGTFFGMEFTAWFTHKYVMHGPLWILHKDHHQVEPGFFEKNDAFFLIFAVPSWLGIMLGLMYQQYWAVWMGAGIAAYGFTYFLVHDVFIHQRFKWLRRSDHPYWRAVRKAHKVHHKHLNKEQGECFGMLVVPFKFYREVYRSIHAQRR, encoded by the coding sequence ATGACCTTGGCACTACATATCGCGATCTTCATCGGCACCTTCTTCGGAATGGAATTCACAGCGTGGTTCACCCACAAGTACGTTATGCACGGGCCGCTTTGGATCTTGCACAAAGATCACCATCAGGTGGAGCCCGGATTCTTTGAAAAGAACGACGCCTTCTTCCTCATTTTTGCCGTACCGAGTTGGCTCGGTATCATGCTTGGACTCATGTATCAACAGTACTGGGCCGTATGGATGGGCGCGGGAATCGCCGCATATGGATTTACCTATTTTTTGGTGCACGATGTGTTTATTCACCAGCGATTTAAATGGCTTCGTAGATCCGACCACCCCTACTGGCGTGCGGTCCGAAAAGCTCATAAAGTCCATCATAAACACTTGAATAAGGAGCAGGGCGAATGCTTCGGAATGCTCGTGGTGCCCTTTAAATTCTACCGCGAGGTCTATCGGTCTATCCATGCCCAACGGCGATGA